Proteins encoded within one genomic window of Variovorax sp. OAS795:
- a CDS encoding Bax inhibitor-1/YccA family protein encodes MNDRVTTLDTSTGYGQVLPQAERQRVLRNTYWLLALSMLPTVLGAWIGVSTGLTRSLTGGLGLIVFLGGAFGFMYAIEKTKNSAAGVPVLLAFTFFMGLMLSRLIAMVLGFKNGPELVMTAFGGTAGVFFVMASLASVIKRDLSGMGKWLFVGALVLMVGAIINVFVGSSAGMMAISVAAIGIFSAFMLYDLKQIMDGGETNYISATLALYLDLFNVFQSLLALLGIAGGERD; translated from the coding sequence ATGAACGACCGCGTTACCACCCTCGACACCTCCACCGGCTACGGCCAGGTGCTGCCGCAGGCTGAGCGCCAACGCGTGCTGCGCAACACCTACTGGCTGCTGGCACTGAGCATGCTGCCTACCGTGCTGGGCGCCTGGATCGGCGTGAGCACCGGCCTCACCCGCTCTCTTACCGGCGGCCTGGGCCTCATCGTTTTCCTCGGCGGCGCCTTCGGCTTCATGTACGCCATCGAGAAGACCAAGAACTCGGCCGCCGGCGTCCCGGTGCTGCTGGCCTTCACCTTCTTCATGGGCCTCATGCTGTCGCGCCTGATCGCGATGGTGCTGGGCTTCAAGAACGGCCCGGAACTCGTCATGACCGCGTTCGGCGGCACCGCCGGCGTGTTCTTCGTGATGGCTTCGCTGGCCAGCGTGATCAAGCGCGACCTGTCCGGCATGGGCAAGTGGCTCTTCGTCGGCGCCCTGGTGCTGATGGTGGGCGCGATCATCAATGTCTTCGTGGGCTCGAGCGCCGGCATGATGGCCATCTCGGTGGCTGCCATCGGCATCTTCTCGGCTTTCATGCTCTATGACCTGAAGCAGATCATGGACGGCGGCGAGACCAACTACATCAGCGCCACCCTCGCGCTCTACCTGGACCTGTTCAACGTGTTCCAGAGCCTGCTGGCCCTGCTCGGCATTGCCGGCGGCGAACGCGACTGA